A section of the Streptomyces sp. V3I8 genome encodes:
- a CDS encoding response regulator transcription factor, with amino-acid sequence MTSVLVCDDSPLAREALRRAVATVPGVERVTTAANGEEVLRRWGADRSDLILMDVRMPGLGGVETVRRLLSADPGARIIMLTVAEDLDGVALAVAAGARGYLHKDASRAELRATVTQALADPTWRLAPRRLRSAEMGAAPTLTAREIQVLEGMSHGRSNAEIGRELFLSEDTVKTHARRLFKKLGASDRAHAVALGFRWGLVR; translated from the coding sequence ATGACATCCGTCCTCGTCTGCGACGACTCCCCGCTTGCCCGAGAGGCGCTCCGCCGCGCGGTGGCGACCGTGCCCGGTGTAGAGCGCGTGACCACGGCGGCCAACGGCGAGGAAGTCCTCCGCCGCTGGGGTGCCGACCGTTCGGACCTGATTCTGATGGACGTACGCATGCCCGGACTGGGCGGCGTGGAGACGGTCCGGCGGCTGCTGTCCGCCGACCCCGGTGCGCGCATCATCATGCTCACCGTCGCCGAGGACCTGGACGGTGTCGCCCTCGCGGTCGCCGCCGGGGCCCGCGGCTATCTCCACAAGGACGCCTCCCGCGCGGAGCTGCGTGCGACCGTCACCCAGGCACTCGCCGACCCGACCTGGCGGCTCGCGCCGCGCAGGCTCCGGTCGGCCGAGATGGGCGCGGCGCCGACGCTCACGGCGCGCGAGATCCAGGTCCTGGAGGGCATGAGCCACGGCCGCTCGAACGCGGAGATCGGCCGTGAACTGTTCCTCTCCGAGGACACCGTCAAGACGCATGCCCGCCGGCTCTTCAAGAAGCTCGGCGCCTCGGACCGCGCGCACGCGGTGGCGCTCGGCTTCCGGTGGGGCCTGGTCCGCTAG
- a CDS encoding WhiB family transcriptional regulator produces MADFSRLPGPNADLWDWQLLAACRGVDSSLFFHPEGERGAARSARENSAKEVCMRCPVRAECAAHALAVREPYGVWGGLTEDEREELMGRARNRLVTASGGGESAHH; encoded by the coding sequence ATGGCAGATTTCTCCCGCCTCCCCGGTCCCAACGCGGACCTGTGGGACTGGCAGCTCCTCGCGGCCTGCCGAGGGGTCGACAGCTCGCTCTTCTTCCACCCCGAGGGAGAGCGCGGCGCGGCACGGAGCGCTCGTGAGAACTCGGCCAAAGAGGTCTGCATGAGGTGCCCGGTACGAGCGGAGTGCGCGGCACACGCCCTGGCGGTGCGCGAGCCGTACGGCGTGTGGGGCGGCCTGACCGAGGACGAACGCGAGGAACTGATGGGCCGGGCGCGCAACCGGCTGGTCACGGCGTCGGGCGGAGGCGAATCGGCACACCACTGA